The Acidobacteriota bacterium genome has a window encoding:
- a CDS encoding proprotein convertase P-domain-containing protein has protein sequence MRATIRRSCLTVVALLAGFAVVSIATWSQRAKEPLHPFDHLTTVRPELRVVEIQADADLLEGAAAQAEGLRALRAEAGGQWRAWMDLRRGVPSLLEGGAIPFIPGPANDLDPAEWGMACPDPECLPAGTVESLALEFLWRHRDLFQVDPSQFVPIRDGLGAAGHMAYANFQQVVAGVPVEGAVIRFRINNGNLIQVVTEKVAAVRTDPRPALSLETAWQILAGYLQDFPREKDEILDTGSLLLIPVLPRGADPNRYEGEVGAGLDHVLCYRLSFRRPGVVGMWEALVDAHSGEIVRFVDANRYGRVHGVVYPGDNHNNPSDRPFPFVRTNLPAPNDYADVGGLFPGDSATVDLTQGKYTWINDSCGSTSLSTTTGDADYGQSVGTDCGVPSPNPGGPGNTWSAKIQYYHLTNINIKARTYMPGNTWLNSSHMNVNVNQNAWCNATSGGGTLNFYKAAAGCWNLGEIPGVSLHEWGHSMDDYDGSGGDSPPVETRADWTATLQLHDSCTGRGAFTSGNCDGYGDACTGCSGIRDADYMMHASQTPWTPQNQGSGGVWNCGGSGSYNGPCGWEDHCESGLSTQALWDFVNRDLPALCGLDLPTAWQLADRLFYSSMPTLGNMYTCTPPTSNGCNGGSLYSTMRAFDDDGDGTANGTPHAAAIYSSLARHGIACGSAGDATNQNQTSCPSLTVPTASVAAGSDSALLTWTSGGPNATRYFIYRNEMNCDAGFTKVATVNAPSLAYTDTTVVNGITYFYRVQAATASDSCVSAMSACATVTPMPCAGSVSLSKAVVRCTDSVGVTVVDSNVPGSPATLAVEAWSTADGSHKSFTLSNTPPGSAVYTGTVATTDSSTPGPSEVRMTDGATLTVRYVDADYCGTPNVDVDGTASGDCRAPVISDVSASVSGQNVTVTWTTDEPADSRVRYGTSVPPSSTGSDAAYGTAHSVTLSALEACRGYYYAVDSADPAGNSSSDDNGGAYYAFTTGVTSAPTYTRTETPGLAIPDANPAGVTSVLSVPDDKVIVDVNVTIHSITHTYDGDLDIYLVSPQGTQVELSTDNGGSGENFTETVLDDEASSSITGGTAPFTGTFRPEGSLSAFDGQVAAGNWGLKVVDDAGSDTGTIDSWSLSFTFPAQSCGAELAYASHLLTDACTGSGGGGGDGVWDAGEEAILAVTAENVGTSGATAVLGSLSTSTPGILVLVDSASYSDIPSGEERASDPPHFRVFADPSVSCGTSATFSLHLVSNQGAWDDTFSVMLGQPVPGSGTALDEDFGSGIPGTWTVVDGGSGGGAASTWTTSNPGGRNATAPITDPFAIVDSDEAGWGVTQDEQLITPVLDLSAATTVTLEFDHYFYRYESEVCDVDVRSSRTSGAWQNVGRWTGASTANPEHETLDLTSRAAGASDAQVRFRYYNGSYEWYWMVDNVRVTYTAPGGCAMSACVPAAAPGETAGTPATHMKWTDDSTLEWGSNTEAYHYHLYRGVLADLSALLDGGLDSCKRLDNLGLPEATGLSDDPAAAPGGVLWYLVTGWNPGGDGHPGSASAGPRHIDPTGACP, from the coding sequence CGGGATCTCTTCCAGGTCGATCCGTCCCAGTTCGTGCCGATCCGGGACGGCCTGGGGGCGGCGGGCCACATGGCCTACGCCAACTTCCAGCAGGTCGTCGCGGGCGTGCCGGTGGAGGGGGCGGTCATCCGTTTCCGGATCAACAACGGAAACCTGATCCAGGTGGTCACCGAGAAGGTGGCCGCCGTCCGGACGGACCCGCGGCCCGCCCTCAGCCTGGAGACCGCCTGGCAGATTCTGGCCGGGTACCTCCAGGATTTCCCGAGAGAAAAGGACGAAATTCTCGACACGGGCTCCCTGCTCCTGATCCCCGTCCTGCCTCGGGGAGCCGATCCAAACCGCTACGAGGGAGAGGTGGGAGCGGGCCTCGACCACGTCCTTTGCTACCGGCTCTCGTTCCGGCGCCCCGGTGTGGTGGGCATGTGGGAAGCTCTCGTGGACGCCCATTCGGGGGAGATCGTCCGCTTTGTCGATGCCAACCGCTACGGCCGGGTCCACGGCGTGGTCTATCCGGGCGACAACCACAACAACCCCTCCGACCGGCCCTTTCCCTTCGTCCGGACCAATTTGCCGGCACCCAACGATTACGCGGACGTGGGCGGGCTCTTCCCGGGCGATTCGGCCACCGTGGATCTCACCCAGGGGAAATACACCTGGATCAACGACTCGTGCGGGTCCACGAGCCTGTCGACCACGACGGGCGACGCGGACTACGGCCAGAGCGTGGGCACGGACTGCGGAGTGCCCAGCCCCAATCCCGGAGGTCCCGGCAACACGTGGTCGGCCAAGATCCAGTACTACCACCTCACCAACATCAATATCAAAGCCAGGACCTACATGCCGGGAAACACCTGGCTGAACTCGAGCCACATGAACGTGAACGTGAATCAGAACGCCTGGTGCAACGCAACCTCCGGGGGCGGAACGCTGAATTTCTACAAGGCCGCCGCGGGGTGCTGGAACCTGGGAGAGATCCCCGGGGTGTCGCTCCACGAGTGGGGCCACAGCATGGACGACTACGACGGTTCGGGGGGAGACAGCCCGCCCGTGGAGACGCGCGCCGACTGGACCGCGACCCTGCAGCTCCACGATTCCTGCACCGGCCGCGGCGCTTTCACGAGCGGGAACTGCGACGGCTACGGGGACGCCTGCACGGGTTGTTCGGGGATCCGGGACGCGGACTACATGATGCACGCCTCCCAGACGCCGTGGACCCCGCAAAATCAGGGGTCCGGCGGCGTTTGGAACTGCGGCGGGTCGGGCTCCTACAACGGGCCTTGCGGATGGGAGGACCACTGCGAATCGGGCCTCTCCACCCAGGCCCTGTGGGACTTCGTGAACCGGGATCTGCCGGCCCTGTGCGGCCTGGACCTTCCCACGGCCTGGCAGCTCGCGGACCGCCTCTTCTATTCGAGCATGCCCACTCTGGGCAACATGTACACCTGCACGCCCCCGACCTCCAACGGCTGCAACGGGGGGAGCCTGTATTCGACCATGAGGGCCTTCGACGACGACGGGGACGGGACGGCCAACGGGACGCCCCACGCGGCGGCGATCTACTCCAGCCTCGCCCGCCACGGAATCGCCTGCGGGTCCGCGGGCGACGCCACCAACCAGAACCAGACCTCCTGTCCTTCCCTGACCGTTCCCACGGCTTCGGTGGCCGCGGGGAGCGATTCGGCGCTCCTGACCTGGACCTCCGGCGGGCCGAACGCGACGCGCTATTTCATCTACCGGAACGAGATGAACTGCGACGCGGGGTTCACCAAGGTGGCCACGGTGAACGCCCCCTCCCTCGCCTACACGGACACGACCGTTGTCAACGGGATCACCTACTTCTACCGCGTGCAGGCCGCGACCGCAAGCGATTCCTGCGTGAGCGCCATGAGCGCCTGCGCGACGGTGACCCCCATGCCCTGCGCGGGATCCGTGTCCCTGTCCAAGGCGGTCGTCCGGTGCACGGACTCCGTGGGGGTGACCGTAGTGGATTCGAACGTCCCCGGCTCGCCCGCCACCCTTGCGGTGGAAGCCTGGTCCACCGCCGACGGAAGCCACAAGAGCTTCACCCTGTCCAATACTCCACCGGGGTCGGCTGTCTACACGGGCACCGTCGCCACCACGGATTCGTCCACACCCGGTCCCTCCGAGGTCCGCATGACCGACGGAGCCACCCTGACCGTGCGCTACGTGGACGCGGACTACTGCGGGACCCCGAACGTCGACGTGGACGGAACGGCCTCCGGGGACTGCCGGGCCCCGGTCATCTCCGACGTCTCGGCTTCCGTGAGCGGCCAAAACGTGACCGTCACATGGACCACGGACGAGCCCGCCGACTCGCGCGTGCGGTACGGCACATCCGTCCCGCCTTCCTCCACGGGGTCCGACGCGGCGTACGGGACGGCTCACTCGGTGACGCTGAGCGCCCTGGAAGCCTGCCGGGGCTACTACTACGCCGTGGATTCGGCGGACCCCGCCGGCAACTCCTCTTCCGACGACAACGGGGGCGCCTACTACGCCTTTACGACGGGCGTCACGAGCGCGCCCACCTACACGCGCACCGAGACCCCGGGGCTGGCCATTCCCGACGCGAACCCGGCAGGGGTGACCTCGGTCCTGTCCGTGCCCGACGACAAGGTCATCGTGGACGTGAACGTGACCATCCACTCCATCACCCACACCTACGACGGCGATCTGGACATCTATCTCGTGAGCCCCCAGGGCACCCAGGTCGAACTCTCCACCGACAACGGCGGCTCGGGCGAGAACTTCACGGAGACGGTCCTGGACGACGAGGCCTCCTCGTCCATCACGGGGGGGACGGCTCCCTTCACAGGCACCTTCCGTCCCGAGGGCTCCCTGTCGGCCTTCGACGGCCAGGTGGCGGCGGGGAACTGGGGCCTGAAGGTCGTGGACGACGCAGGTTCGGACACGGGAACCATCGATTCCTGGAGCCTGAGCTTCACCTTCCCCGCCCAGTCCTGTGGGGCCGAACTGGCCTACGCCTCCCACCTCCTGACGGACGCCTGCACCGGCTCGGGGGGAGGAGGCGGAGACGGCGTCTGGGACGCGGGGGAGGAGGCCATCCTTGCCGTGACGGCGGAAAACGTGGGAACCTCCGGCGCCACGGCGGTCCTGGGGAGCCTCTCCACCTCGACGCCGGGCATCCTCGTGCTGGTCGATTCGGCATCCTATTCCGACATTCCCTCCGGGGAGGAGCGCGCCTCCGATCCGCCCCACTTCCGGGTCTTCGCGGACCCCTCGGTCTCCTGCGGTACGTCGGCGACTTTCTCCCTGCACCTGGTCTCGAACCAGGGCGCCTGGGACGACACCTTCTCCGTGATGCTGGGCCAGCCCGTACCAGGGTCCGGAACGGCGCTGGACGAGGACTTCGGGTCGGGGATCCCCGGGACGTGGACGGTGGTGGACGGCGGATCTGGAGGGGGCGCGGCCTCCACGTGGACGACGTCGAACCCCGGGGGGAGAAACGCCACGGCGCCCATCACGGATCCCTTCGCCATCGTGGACAGCGACGAGGCGGGCTGGGGGGTGACACAAGACGAGCAGTTGATCACGCCGGTGCTGGACCTATCGGCGGCCACGACGGTGACGCTGGAGTTTGACCACTACTTCTACCGGTACGAGAGCGAGGTGTGCGACGTGGACGTCCGGTCGAGCCGGACGTCGGGGGCCTGGCAGAACGTGGGCCGGTGGACGGGGGCGAGCACGGCGAATCCGGAGCACGAGACCCTGGACCTGACGAGCCGCGCGGCGGGGGCCTCCGACGCGCAGGTGCGGTTCCGGTACTACAACGGGAGCTACGAGTGGTACTGGATGGTGGACAACGTTCGGGTCACCTACACCGCTCCCGGAGGGTGCGCCATGAGCGCCTGCGTGCCCGCCGCGGCCCCCGGCGAAACCGCGGGCACTCCGGCCACCCACATGAAGTGGACCGACGATTCGACCCTGGAATGGGGCTCCAACACAGAAGCCTATCACTACCACCTCTACCGAGGCGTCCTCGCGGACCTCTCGGCCCTGCTCGACGGCGGCCTGGATTCCTGCAAACGCCTGGACAACCTCGGATTGCCAGAAGCCACGGGTCTTTCAGACGATCCCGCGGCGGCCCCGGGAGGAGTCCTCTGGTACCTCGTCACCGGCTGGAATCCCGGGGGGGACGGTCACCCCGGAAGCGCATCCGCCGGCCCGCGCCACATCGATCCCACGGGCGCCTGCCCGTAG